A window of Longimicrobiales bacterium genomic DNA:
GTACCCCCGCGACTTGACAGCCTGCGCGTGAAATCGGCATTCTGCTAGGTTCCACGCTGATCGCCGGGGCCGCGGCCCCGGTGCTCGCCCGCGCGCGCGGACCGCTCATGGAGGGACGATCCTTGTACGCACGCCGCCGGCACTCACCCGACGACTTCACCGGCTCGACCGGGTCGACCGGTCCGCAGGTCGCCGACCAGGCGGTCGAGCAGCTGCTGGCCGAGGTAGTGGAGGACACGCAGCCGCAGCCTGAACGGCTGTATGGCGAGCTGTTCGGCACGGGCGCGATCGTGACGGGCGGAGCGACGGGTATCGGCCGCGCGACCGCGCTCGAGCTCGCGCGCCACGGCGTCCACATCGCCTTCAACTACTTCGACAACGGCGACGGCCGGATCGAGGCGGAGGCGGAGCGGACCGTAAACGAGTTGCGGAGCATGCAGGTCACCGTGGTGTGCCGACCGTGTGACGTGAGAGACGCGGAGGCGGTGGGTGCATTCGTCGCGGAGGCCGACCACTCGCTGTCGGGGCTGCACATCCTCGTCAACAATGCGGGTATCGCGCGGGATCGCGCGCTGTGGCGCATGGAAGACGACGAGTGGCGTGACGTGATCGAGACGAACCTCACGGGCGCGTTCAACATGATCCGCGCGGTGTCGCCGATCCTCCGTGCGCAGCAGCACGGCAAGATCGTGAACGTCGCTTCGGTGCACGGTCTGCGCAGTGAGTTCGGGCTTTCCAATTACGCGGCCTCGAAGGCCGGCCTGATCGGACTCACGCGTTCGGCGGCTGTCGAGCTGGGGCCGTCGAACATCAATGTGAACGCCGTGGCGCCCGGCTACATCCGCACCACGCGACTCACGGACGGCGTATCGTCGGAGGTGCTGGATCGCGCGCGCGATCGCACGGTGCTCGCGCGGCTCGGTGATCCGCAGGATGTCGCCAACGTGGTGGTGTTCCTGTGCTCGGAGCGGGCGCGGCACCTCACGGGTGCCGTGATCCCCGTGGACGGGGGGCACATGCTTTGACCGGCCCGACATGGACCGGGTTGGCGGATATGGGGGGTGAATGGAGTACCGACGGATAGAGGTGGAACTGGATGAAGAGTCGCAGTCTGCGACTCTCATTTTGAATCGGGCGCCGGCGAATCTCCTGAACATCGCGATGATGGAGGAGATCAACGACGCGCTGCAGTCGCTGCGCGGTCATCGCTGGCTCGAGGTACTGGTGGTGCGGGGTGCGAACGGCACGTTCTCCGAGGGCATCGACCTGAAGGAGCACGGCCAGAAGCGCGTGCAGCGGATGCTCCAGGTGTACCTGCGCATCTTCGAGACGATCCGGATGCTGGACGTGATCACGATCGCGGCCGTGGAAGGGCGTGCGTGGGGCGCCGGTTTCGAGCTCGCCCTCGGGTGCAACATGATCGTGGCATCGGAGACATCGTCGTTCGCACTGCCGCAGGTGAGCCAGGGGCTCATCCCGCCCGTAGCGTCAGCCATCCTGCCGCGCGTGGCGCCGCGGCGTCGCGCCATGGAGTGGATCCTGACGGGTGCGCAGATCAGCGCGCGCCGGCTCGAGCACGATGGTGTCGTCAACAGGCTGTTCCCGGTCGACGGCTTCAACGAGCCGCTCGACATGTTCGTCGCCGAGATCACGAGCAAGAGCGGGCCGGTGCTCCAGCTGGCGAAACGGGCACAGTTCGAGGGCTATTACAGCAGCTTCCCGGACGCGCTGCAGAGCATTCAGTCTCTATACCTGCGCGAGCTGATGGCGCTGCAGGATGCGAAGGAAGGTCCGAAGTCGTCACGCGAGGGCCGCCCTCCGGTGTGGAAGAACGCGTGAGACCTGGAGCCTTCATCACCGTGCTCGTGCTGGCCGCATGTGCCAGCTCGCCGGCACCGCCGGCGGCCGACACGGCCCAGCAGCCGTTCCCGGACATCGGCGGGCAGCGGGTCATGATGCTGCCCGTCCAGCATGTCGTGCCTGCGATCTCGCCACCGGCCACAGCCGACACCACGCGTCCCATGCTCGCGCTGACCAGCGCATCGCTGCGCGCCGTCGAGGCGGAGCTCGCGTACTGGCTGCCGGAGCAGGCGCCCCGCGTACGCTGGGTGCTGCCGGACGCCATCGAGCGGGCCGTACAGGGCTCCGCCGCCCTCGGGGCGATCACGGTGCGCGACCTGCCCGTGCGTGACTTCCAGCGCTCGAGACTTCAGTCGATCGGTGATCCCCTGTACGGCGATCTGCGCCGCGTGGCAGTGGTGACGGACGCGCGCCTCGCGTTGCTGCCCATCGGCGCCGTGTGGATTCCCGAGGCGGCGGGTGCGGGCCGCGTCCATCTCGCAGCCGCTCTCATCGACACGATGGGGGGCCGTGTGCTCTGGTACGGTGTAGCAGCCAGCAGCCCCGGCGAGCGGGACGATCCGGCTGTCGCCGCCTCTGCCGCCCGCGCACTCGCCCTGCAGGTGCCACGATGACATCGCGAGTCATGCGATCTGCCTCGTTGCTGGCGATCCTGCTCGCGGTCGGCGCGTGTGATCGCATCTTTCCCGACCGCGCAGACCTGACGCTGCCCGACGTCGCTACGGTGGAGTCGTACTACGCGCGCCATGCTTTCGAGGCGGAGTACCGTTACAGCGGCAACGTGCTCGAGGTCGTCGTGCAGCAGCCGCCGGACCAGCTGCGGCGCGGCGGCACGCTATGGGCGCGCGTCGGACCCTACATCTATCTGTTCGCGCCCGGCACCCGCGAGCTGCTCGAGAAGCATCCCGGTATTGCCGGCGTGCGCGCTATCACGATGGCGGGGAATACGGAGGTCGCGCGTGCATTGCTGGTACGCGATACGCTGAATGAGATCACGTGGCGTCGCGCGAACAACCTGCTGGGCACAGCGCTGGAGCAGGGCACGCAGCGCCCGGCGACGATCGAGGCGCTCGCCCGATATGGCGAGGAGACCACACGGTACCAGTACAATCCGGACTATGTCCCGCCGCGCTGAGCGGAGTCGGCGGGTGCACAACGAGGAAGGAAGCACATGAGCACGGCAGTAACGTTGATCCCGGGCGACGGCATCGGACCGTCGATCACGGAGGCGACGGTCAAGGTTCTGGAGGCGGCGGGCGCCGACGTGGAGTGGGACGAGCGCCTGGCGGGAGTGGCCGCGGTGGACACGCACCACACGCCGATCCCGGAGGAGACGCTCGAGAGCATCCGTCGCACGCACGTGTCACTGAAGGGCCCGCTGACGACGCCGGTCGGCACCGGGTTCCGGTCGATCAACGTAGCGCTGCGCAAGGAGTTCGATCTGTACGCGAACGTACGGCCGGCGCTGACGCTGCAGTCGGGCGGCCGCTACGAGGACATCGACCTGGTGCTGATCCGGGAGAACACAGAGGGTCTGTACGTCGGAGTCGAGCACTATATCGGTGTGGGCGATGATCCGCATGCCGCGGCGGAGTCGATCATGATCATCACGCGCCACGGCGCGGAGCGCATCGTCCGGTATGCGTTCGATTACGCAGTGTCACACGGGCGGAAGAAGGTGACACTCGCGCACAAGGCGAACATCCTGAAGTACACCCAGGGCCTGTTCCTCGAGGTCGGGCGCGAGATCGCGAAGGAGTACGAGGGCCGCGTACAGTTCGAGGATCGCATCATCGATGCGACGGCGATGCTGCTGGTGCTGAACCCCTACCAGTTCGATGTGCTGGTCATGGAGAACATGTTCGGGGACATCCTGAGCGATCAGATGGCCGGCCTCGTGGGCGGGCTGGGCATGGCGCCGGGCGGCAACATTGGCAGGGACGCGGCGATCTTCGAGCCCGTGCACGGCTCCGCGCCGGACATCGCGGGTCGGGGGATCGCCAATCCTACCGCGATGATGCTGGCGGGCTGCATGCTGATGGAGCACCTCGGACAGCACGAAGTGTCCAACCGCATCCGCGACGCCATCAAGCGTACGCTCGAAGCGCGTAAGACGTTGACGCCGGACGTCGGCGGCACGGCGCGTACGGGCGAGTACGCGGACGCGGTGATTGCCAGCCTGAAGTAGACCATCGCCCGCGAAGCAGACCGTCGCCAGCCCGGATCAGCCGAGCACGGGCACGCAGCTTACGCAACGCGCTGATCCGTGCGGATGGTACCATCCTCGAGGTCGTAGTCCGGCAGGGCTGCGGCACCATCCGCGACAGCGGCATCGAGCATCCCATCAAAACTGCGCAGTGCGCTCTCGACCCGCCGGATCAGGCGCGGCTCGGGGACGTAGGGGTTCAGGTAGGCGTTCACCACCGAATTCACGGGGCTCAGCCGCGACGCCGTGTGCCAGACCAGGGCGGAACCGAACGGAACGGTGACGTCGAGATCGTCGCGCCAGGACAGCCGGCGTGCGACGGTGGTGGCGAAGTGCAG
This region includes:
- the fabG gene encoding 3-oxoacyl-ACP reductase FabG; this translates as MYARRRHSPDDFTGSTGSTGPQVADQAVEQLLAEVVEDTQPQPERLYGELFGTGAIVTGGATGIGRATALELARHGVHIAFNYFDNGDGRIEAEAERTVNELRSMQVTVVCRPCDVRDAEAVGAFVAEADHSLSGLHILVNNAGIARDRALWRMEDDEWRDVIETNLTGAFNMIRAVSPILRAQQHGKIVNVASVHGLRSEFGLSNYAASKAGLIGLTRSAAVELGPSNINVNAVAPGYIRTTRLTDGVSSEVLDRARDRTVLARLGDPQDVANVVVFLCSERARHLTGAVIPVDGGHML
- a CDS encoding isocitrate/isopropylmalate family dehydrogenase, giving the protein MSTAVTLIPGDGIGPSITEATVKVLEAAGADVEWDERLAGVAAVDTHHTPIPEETLESIRRTHVSLKGPLTTPVGTGFRSINVALRKEFDLYANVRPALTLQSGGRYEDIDLVLIRENTEGLYVGVEHYIGVGDDPHAAAESIMIITRHGAERIVRYAFDYAVSHGRKKVTLAHKANILKYTQGLFLEVGREIAKEYEGRVQFEDRIIDATAMLLVLNPYQFDVLVMENMFGDILSDQMAGLVGGLGMAPGGNIGRDAAIFEPVHGSAPDIAGRGIANPTAMMLAGCMLMEHLGQHEVSNRIRDAIKRTLEARKTLTPDVGGTARTGEYADAVIASLK
- a CDS encoding enoyl-CoA hydratase/isomerase family protein, which encodes MEYRRIEVELDEESQSATLILNRAPANLLNIAMMEEINDALQSLRGHRWLEVLVVRGANGTFSEGIDLKEHGQKRVQRMLQVYLRIFETIRMLDVITIAAVEGRAWGAGFELALGCNMIVASETSSFALPQVSQGLIPPVASAILPRVAPRRRAMEWILTGAQISARRLEHDGVVNRLFPVDGFNEPLDMFVAEITSKSGPVLQLAKRAQFEGYYSSFPDALQSIQSLYLRELMALQDAKEGPKSSREGRPPVWKNA